The proteins below are encoded in one region of Sporosarcina sp. FSL K6-1508:
- a CDS encoding response regulator transcription factor, translating to MDMTIFVVEDDVAIFDSLKERFGQWSFNVKGPNDFHDIMVDFINEKPHLVIMDIQLPAYDGFHWCREIRAISKVPIIFLSSRDHPMDMVMAMNMGADDYVQKPFHSDVLLAKIQALLRRTYAYGEEAPDVLEWNGAVIDMKRGVIRLDGIEVELTKNEFYILAVLVQSNDEIVSRDELIRKLWDDERFVNDNTLTVNVTRLRQKLTELALGDAIVTKKGQGYMATTL from the coding sequence ATGGATATGACAATCTTCGTCGTTGAAGACGATGTAGCAATTTTTGATTCACTGAAAGAGCGATTTGGACAATGGTCTTTCAATGTAAAAGGACCGAATGACTTTCATGATATTATGGTCGATTTTATAAATGAAAAACCACATCTCGTTATTATGGATATTCAGTTGCCGGCCTATGACGGTTTTCATTGGTGCCGCGAAATCCGGGCAATTTCAAAGGTGCCAATTATTTTCCTATCCTCTCGGGATCACCCGATGGATATGGTTATGGCAATGAATATGGGAGCGGATGATTATGTTCAGAAACCATTCCATTCAGATGTACTGCTTGCAAAAATCCAGGCGTTACTCAGACGGACATACGCATACGGTGAAGAGGCGCCGGATGTACTCGAATGGAATGGGGCGGTGATTGACATGAAGCGCGGTGTCATCCGTTTAGATGGCATTGAAGTCGAATTGACGAAAAATGAGTTTTACATATTGGCGGTACTTGTTCAATCAAATGACGAGATTGTCTCACGTGATGAGTTGATCCGTAAGTTATGGGATGACGAACGTTTTGTTAACGACAATACATTGACGGTGAACGTCACGCGCCTCCGTCAAAAGCTCACGGAACTGGCTCTTGGTGATGCAATCGTCACAAAAAAAGGACAGGGGTATATGGCGACTACGCTGTAG
- a CDS encoding ABC transporter permease: protein MTALTLFDLVIRSMRKNIKHYYLYFFALIFSVVLYFVFATLQYDSAVIEQASDSMKMDSAFKVAGILVLFIAGIFVIYANSIFLRRRSREIGLYQLIGLTKGAVARLFIIENTLLGAGALIIGIGMGMLLSRVFLLILMKLVGFDGIVELSFSMAAVLQTALVFIVIIALTSIQMVFKVYRSTLLALFNADKEGEQPKKPKSGLSALLALLGIGLIVFGYWLSAHMLNELLFFNMLGVLFSTILGTYLLFRVTISWLFYQVRKSKQGHLGLSNSLSLASLMHRLKGNANSLTIITVLSAMTLAMLAGSYSLYYSTEKETRYMMPFDFAFEEGVATPLSDNEISAEDFEVELKENGIDYTTGTIELLGVEGTHEKGIFPTFLDMREETFNAYLVNAKQLQKAGLEVETPKDGSVIFHNASMLTMAKDIKIPFEMYITSGETESIFTAVKYGEGDVVNAVWGSQLVVSDADFEQYKRTMKPEKIVEMTPESIVRNVRVFNVTDKDQLAIASTIRNPNQDTMSSYGTDYYLTYVKSMQSTGLLIFIAGFLGLVFLISTGSILYFKQMTEAEQEKKSYATLRQLGFTVKDIMRGIIRKQAFVFGLPLLIGLLHSVFAIKAASFLFMSDITVPTTIAMGLYALIYLVFAFLTVGYYRKTVKAAL, encoded by the coding sequence GTGACAGCGTTGACACTATTTGACCTTGTTATCCGGAGTATGCGGAAAAATATTAAGCACTATTATCTCTATTTCTTTGCATTGATTTTCAGTGTCGTTCTGTATTTTGTGTTTGCAACGTTGCAATATGATTCAGCAGTTATTGAGCAAGCAAGTGATTCTATGAAGATGGATTCTGCATTCAAGGTGGCGGGTATTCTGGTTCTTTTCATTGCAGGCATATTCGTTATTTACGCCAATTCAATTTTCCTTCGGAGAAGAAGTCGTGAAATTGGACTGTATCAATTGATTGGATTGACGAAAGGGGCAGTTGCACGGCTCTTTATTATTGAAAATACACTCCTTGGTGCCGGAGCACTTATTATCGGAATTGGTATGGGGATGCTGTTATCCCGAGTGTTTTTATTGATACTCATGAAATTGGTTGGCTTCGACGGCATTGTAGAGCTGTCATTTTCGATGGCGGCTGTTTTACAGACAGCACTTGTATTCATTGTTATCATCGCACTTACATCGATTCAAATGGTCTTCAAGGTGTATCGGAGTACATTGCTTGCCCTATTCAATGCTGACAAAGAAGGGGAACAGCCGAAGAAACCGAAAAGTGGGCTGTCGGCACTACTTGCTTTACTTGGTATCGGATTGATCGTCTTTGGATATTGGCTATCGGCACATATGTTGAACGAATTGTTATTCTTTAATATGCTTGGCGTTTTATTTTCAACGATATTAGGAACCTATCTTCTATTCCGCGTGACAATCAGTTGGTTGTTCTATCAAGTACGAAAGAGCAAGCAAGGACATTTAGGACTTTCCAATAGTTTGTCACTTGCCTCACTCATGCACCGACTAAAAGGGAATGCGAACTCGCTCACCATCATTACAGTTCTATCTGCAATGACTTTAGCGATGCTTGCAGGTTCCTACTCGCTTTATTATTCAACGGAAAAAGAAACGCGCTACATGATGCCATTCGATTTTGCGTTTGAAGAAGGAGTGGCAACACCGCTTTCAGACAACGAAATATCGGCAGAGGACTTTGAGGTTGAGTTAAAAGAAAATGGAATTGATTACACAACTGGGACAATCGAATTACTCGGAGTGGAAGGAACTCATGAAAAAGGCATTTTCCCTACTTTTCTTGATATGAGGGAAGAAACTTTTAATGCCTATCTTGTAAATGCTAAGCAATTACAAAAAGCAGGTCTCGAAGTTGAAACGCCAAAAGATGGATCTGTCATTTTTCATAACGCTTCCATGTTGACTATGGCAAAAGATATAAAGATACCATTCGAGATGTATATTACAAGTGGTGAAACAGAAAGCATATTTACCGCTGTGAAATATGGTGAAGGAGACGTTGTGAACGCAGTTTGGGGATCTCAACTTGTAGTGAGTGATGCCGATTTTGAACAGTATAAAAGAACGATGAAACCAGAAAAAATAGTAGAGATGACCCCAGAGAGTATAGTAAGGAATGTCCGCGTTTTCAATGTAACAGACAAAGACCAACTTGCCATTGCATCTACTATCCGTAACCCAAATCAAGACACCATGTCGTCATATGGCACCGATTATTATTTGACGTATGTAAAATCCATGCAAAGTACTGGACTTCTCATCTTTATCGCTGGGTTTCTAGGGTTGGTGTTCTTAATTTCTACAGGCAGTATTTTGTATTTCAAACAAATGACTGAAGCTGAACAAGAGAAAAAAAGTTATGCAACACTTCGTCAACTTGGCTTTACAGTAAAAGACATTATGCGCGGGATTATACGCAAACAAGCATTTGTCTTTGGCTTGCCGCTACTGATTGGTCTATTGCATTCAGTCTTTGCGATAAAGGCGGCATCGTTCCTATTCATGTCCGACATTACAGTACCAACAACGATTGCGATGGGCCTTTATGCATTGATTTACCTCGTATTCGCTTTCTTGACAGTCGGCTATTATCGGAAAACGGTGAAAGCTGCACTGTAA
- a CDS encoding glycine betaine ABC transporter substrate-binding protein, which produces MKKKFLILFSTVLIVSMLSGCIFIEKESLTLGSRNNTESIILSHVMGQLIEDKTDIEVIYKENLGGSNVVWNAMLNGLIDVIPDYTGTIVVNYYHEDPGTAEETLEATKRLVDGDGMIAFNTFGFNNTYTLALDESRAEELGVVTFSDFAKVSEDFILGAVFEFIDRPDGLPGFQKEYGLKFKDVKGMDHGIMYRSIGAKEVDVINSYTTDGQLQDYDLRVLEDDKSYFPPYHALPLVRKEALKEYPEIEEVLIMLEGVIDEESMQKMNGKVDNDGMMVEKVAEDFLIESGLIEKK; this is translated from the coding sequence ATGAAAAAGAAATTCCTAATTCTATTTTCGACAGTACTCATTGTGAGTATGCTGTCTGGATGTATTTTCATCGAAAAAGAGTCACTAACACTCGGTTCACGGAACAATACGGAAAGTATCATATTGTCACATGTCATGGGACAATTGATTGAAGATAAAACAGATATTGAAGTCATTTATAAAGAAAATCTTGGCGGCTCCAACGTCGTTTGGAACGCAATGTTAAACGGACTTATTGACGTTATTCCCGATTACACAGGGACAATCGTCGTCAACTATTATCATGAAGACCCGGGCACAGCAGAAGAAACGCTAGAGGCAACGAAACGACTTGTCGATGGCGATGGCATGATTGCGTTCAATACGTTTGGTTTCAATAACACCTATACGCTCGCCTTGGATGAATCAAGGGCCGAAGAACTCGGCGTTGTGACATTCAGTGACTTCGCAAAAGTATCGGAGGACTTCATATTAGGTGCCGTCTTCGAATTTATCGACCGTCCCGATGGCTTACCAGGCTTCCAGAAGGAATACGGCTTGAAATTCAAAGACGTCAAGGGGATGGACCACGGTATTATGTACCGTTCTATTGGTGCCAAAGAAGTAGATGTTATCAACTCCTACACAACGGACGGTCAGTTGCAGGATTACGACTTGCGTGTGTTGGAAGACGATAAATCCTACTTCCCGCCATATCATGCCCTTCCGCTTGTACGCAAAGAAGCGCTTAAAGAGTACCCTGAAATCGAAGAAGTGCTCATTATGCTTGAAGGCGTGATTGACGAAGAATCAATGCAAAAAATGAACGGCAAAGTCGATAACGACGGCATGATGGTCGAAAAGGTAGCAGAAGACTTCCTTATTGAATCAGGGTTAATTGAGAAGAAATAA
- a CDS encoding sensor histidine kinase, with amino-acid sequence MKSWIIFFIAALGFADMLIWLDGGIDVEFSSVLYFNVLLISMFFIFFIWRYFKDMKFMKALIPPDGVIEEDWQEALPEPLSKRDTMTNKMLRQVADEYTKRLYDLKATNVIESDYTAAWVHEVKAPLTAMKLVIEANRSEPALQKIELEWLRVHLLIDQQLYISRLPSLESDYVVENSNIHQLVAAEVRELASWCRQKNIAIEFEEDREVVTDSKWCRFIIRQVLTNAVKYSPAGATIWITTNVMASGNVVLAIKDEGPGIPSHDLPRLFDKGFTGGTGRLHNAATGLGLYLAKTVADKIGITLTAQSEIGQGTTIQLTFTIGNEFDSVLT; translated from the coding sequence ATGAAAAGCTGGATAATTTTTTTTATAGCAGCACTCGGGTTTGCAGATATGCTTATTTGGCTTGATGGTGGAATCGATGTTGAATTTTCATCTGTTTTGTATTTTAATGTTTTGCTGATAAGTATGTTCTTCATTTTCTTCATATGGCGCTATTTCAAGGACATGAAGTTTATGAAGGCGTTGATTCCGCCCGATGGCGTAATTGAAGAAGATTGGCAAGAAGCGTTGCCGGAACCGCTATCAAAACGAGACACAATGACGAATAAGATGCTGCGGCAAGTTGCGGATGAATATACGAAAAGACTGTACGATTTAAAAGCAACTAATGTGATTGAAAGTGACTATACTGCTGCTTGGGTACATGAAGTGAAAGCGCCGCTGACTGCCATGAAGTTGGTGATTGAAGCAAATCGAAGTGAACCGGCATTGCAGAAAATCGAATTGGAGTGGCTACGTGTCCATTTGCTAATTGACCAACAGTTATACATTTCTCGTTTGCCTTCATTGGAATCGGATTATGTTGTAGAGAATAGCAACATTCATCAGCTCGTAGCTGCTGAAGTGCGCGAGCTTGCATCGTGGTGCAGGCAAAAAAATATAGCCATCGAATTTGAAGAAGACAGGGAAGTTGTTACGGATAGTAAGTGGTGTCGGTTCATCATCCGTCAAGTATTGACGAACGCCGTAAAATACAGCCCGGCTGGCGCAACGATTTGGATTACTACAAATGTGATGGCAAGTGGTAATGTGGTTCTGGCGATAAAAGACGAAGGACCTGGTATCCCATCACATGACCTGCCCCGGTTATTCGATAAAGGATTCACTGGCGGCACAGGAAGGCTACATAACGCAGCAACAGGTCTAGGGCTTTATCTCGCCAAGACAGTCGCCGACAAAATCGGCATCACCCTTACTGCACAATCGGAAATAGGACAAGGGACAACGATACAATTGACATTTACGATTGGAAATGAGTTCGACTCCGTACTAACGTGA
- a CDS encoding nuclease-related domain-containing protein: MLLEGLGAAIRRLTPEQKMSLPVLEAKYAAMKAGFGGERQLDKVFENYSFPMKYRVLHDLSLTSSTHFQIDTLFITPSYGIIFEVKNIAGELKVVNNPPQLIRTLDNGEVKGFNSPITQVQSNCELLQDWFHSRDISLPVYGAVVLAYSKQRIELFDTTVPFLFPNAIPTYIRHLPTTTPLLDDAAFTRLTDEFIASHREFIPPPICSTYPTIRDKIIQGVACPSCGFLGMKKYMKGWRCTECDRTSIDAHKQAIREWFLLYGGKMMNKDCRDFLQIERQSATRILQSMDLRKEGENRNRTYSMFS; this comes from the coding sequence TTGCTTCTTGAAGGATTGGGAGCGGCTATCAGACGCCTAACGCCAGAACAAAAAATGTCTTTACCTGTATTGGAGGCAAAGTATGCTGCAATGAAAGCTGGGTTCGGTGGAGAGCGGCAGTTGGATAAGGTTTTTGAAAACTATTCCTTTCCAATGAAGTATCGGGTTCTGCACGATTTATCCCTCACATCCAGCACTCACTTTCAAATAGACACGCTCTTCATCACCCCATCGTATGGAATCATATTTGAAGTGAAGAACATCGCGGGAGAACTTAAAGTAGTTAATAATCCACCTCAACTAATTCGCACACTGGATAATGGGGAAGTGAAAGGCTTCAATAGCCCCATCACGCAGGTGCAAAGTAATTGTGAGTTGCTACAGGACTGGTTCCACTCGCGAGATATTTCATTGCCGGTTTATGGCGCGGTAGTGCTGGCTTACTCGAAACAGCGTATTGAACTGTTTGATACGACAGTTCCATTCTTATTTCCGAACGCAATCCCCACTTATATTCGCCATCTACCTACAACCACCCCATTGTTGGACGATGCAGCGTTCACAAGACTGACGGATGAATTCATTGCCAGTCATCGCGAATTTATTCCGCCCCCAATCTGTTCGACTTATCCTACTATCCGAGACAAAATAATCCAAGGTGTTGCTTGCCCATCCTGTGGCTTTTTAGGAATGAAGAAATATATGAAGGGATGGCGTTGTACAGAGTGCGATAGGACAAGTATCGACGCGCATAAACAGGCAATTCGCGAGTGGTTCCTTCTTTATGGCGGGAAGATGATGAATAAAGATTGTCGTGACTTTTTACAAATTGAACGTCAAAGCGCGACACGCATTTTGCAAAGTATGGATTTGCGAAAAGAAGGTGAGAATCGAAACCGGACGTATTCAATGTTTAGTTAA
- a CDS encoding MBL fold metallo-hydrolase, with product MKITPIGIWGGYPKANSATSSFLIEHDGFHCLIDCGSGVLSSLQNYLPLEKLDAVVISHYHADHIADLGSLQFSRIINFYLGNQAPPLPIYGHMEDQENFEKLSYQDQTMGIGITEDRVVQIGPFDVSFCRTIHPVYCLAMKFTVGDRSIALTADTEWRDELVDFARGTDLLISEANLYEEHLGKAPGHLAGSEAGKLAKLAGAKQLVLTHLPLHGNINEILDAAVAIYDGPAELAEVGKTYEI from the coding sequence ATGAAAATAACACCTATCGGGATATGGGGCGGTTACCCGAAAGCGAATAGCGCCACATCGTCCTTTTTAATTGAACACGATGGTTTTCACTGCCTCATTGATTGCGGCAGTGGCGTTCTTTCCTCATTGCAAAATTATTTACCGTTAGAAAAGCTGGACGCTGTTGTCATCAGCCATTATCATGCTGACCATATTGCAGATCTTGGAAGCCTGCAATTCAGCAGGATCATTAATTTCTATTTAGGCAATCAAGCTCCCCCATTGCCGATTTATGGGCATATGGAGGATCAAGAGAATTTCGAAAAACTTTCGTACCAAGATCAGACAATGGGCATTGGTATCACTGAGGATAGGGTTGTTCAAATCGGCCCGTTTGACGTATCTTTTTGCCGGACCATACATCCTGTTTATTGTCTAGCCATGAAATTCACCGTGGGCGACCGTTCCATCGCTCTCACCGCAGATACGGAATGGCGGGATGAACTCGTCGATTTCGCACGCGGTACTGATTTGTTAATCAGCGAGGCGAATTTGTATGAAGAACACCTCGGTAAGGCACCGGGACATCTGGCAGGCAGTGAAGCTGGTAAGTTGGCGAAATTGGCCGGAGCGAAGCAACTTGTGCTGACCCACTTGCCCTTGCACGGAAATATCAATGAAATTCTGGATGCGGCGGTTGCTATCTATGATGGGCCAGCTGAACTCGCTGAAGTTGGAAAAACATACGAAATATAA
- a CDS encoding ABC transporter ATP-binding protein, giving the protein MNETHTMNKTVLHAQNIRKSYGSRNNVQQVLKGIELRVHEGEFVGIMGSSGAGKTTLLNVLATIDRTTEGSILIGDSDISKMKDRELSAFRRDKLGFIFQDYNLLDTLTVKENILLPVSLGKMNKKEAEAEFTAIADILGIKELANKYPHEISGGQKQRTSAARALINRPSMVFADEPTGALDSKSASSLLGTLEDVNNKRGVTIMMVTHDPLASSYCSRVVFLKDGSIYTELYRGDKTRQAFFQEILKVQGILGGDSVDTI; this is encoded by the coding sequence ATGAATGAAACACATACAATGAACAAAACAGTTTTGCATGCGCAAAACATCCGGAAATCCTATGGGTCACGCAACAATGTCCAACAAGTACTAAAAGGCATCGAACTTCGTGTCCATGAAGGTGAATTTGTTGGTATTATGGGCTCTTCGGGAGCAGGGAAGACCACATTGCTCAACGTTCTCGCAACGATTGATCGTACAACAGAGGGGTCTATCCTCATCGGAGATTCCGATATTTCGAAGATGAAAGACCGGGAACTTTCCGCGTTTCGTCGTGATAAGTTAGGGTTCATTTTCCAAGACTATAATTTGCTGGATACATTGACTGTAAAAGAAAACATCTTGCTACCTGTATCACTTGGTAAGATGAATAAAAAAGAAGCGGAAGCAGAGTTCACGGCAATCGCAGACATCCTTGGTATTAAAGAACTTGCAAACAAATACCCGCACGAAATTTCGGGTGGTCAAAAACAACGAACGTCAGCTGCGCGTGCGCTCATTAACAGGCCTTCCATGGTATTCGCAGATGAACCGACAGGCGCACTCGATTCCAAATCGGCATCTTCTTTACTAGGCACTTTGGAAGATGTTAATAACAAGCGAGGTGTCACAATCATGATGGTTACGCATGACCCGCTTGCATCCAGCTATTGCAGCCGCGTCGTCTTTTTGAAAGATGGCTCCATTTATACGGAATTGTATCGTGGCGATAAAACGAGACAAGCCTTCTTCCAGGAAATCCTGAAAGTTCAAGGCATTCTCGGGGGTGACAGCGTTGACACTATTTGA
- a CDS encoding ABC transporter permease, which yields MNNLNIWQQLVEQFQMRWREVLEATSVHIQLVFFSMLIAIVLGITLGIIITRVPKLTTIVLGGAGVMQTIPSLALLGFMIPIFGIGVKTAIAALFLYSLLPIIRNTYTGIKDVDKATTEAAKGMGMTSMQVLLKVELPLAIPVIMAGIRTAAVINVGTATLAAFIGAGGLGDFIFLGITRGIDGLILLGAIPAAILAIILETLFSGIERWTTPKGLK from the coding sequence ATGAATAATTTAAATATTTGGCAACAACTCGTCGAACAATTTCAAATGCGGTGGAGAGAAGTGCTTGAAGCGACATCAGTCCATATTCAACTTGTCTTTTTCTCGATGCTTATCGCCATTGTCCTCGGTATTACGTTAGGTATTATTATTACGCGCGTTCCGAAACTCACGACAATCGTACTGGGTGGAGCAGGCGTTATGCAGACGATTCCAAGTCTTGCATTGCTCGGTTTCATGATCCCGATTTTCGGAATCGGCGTAAAAACGGCAATCGCTGCCCTATTCCTCTATTCCTTATTACCGATTATCCGAAACACGTACACCGGTATTAAAGATGTCGACAAAGCAACAACCGAGGCTGCAAAAGGGATGGGTATGACAAGCATGCAAGTCCTGTTAAAAGTGGAACTGCCACTTGCGATTCCCGTCATTATGGCCGGTATCCGTACAGCAGCAGTCATCAACGTCGGTACCGCAACACTTGCAGCCTTCATCGGAGCAGGCGGGCTTGGTGATTTCATCTTCCTCGGTATTACACGTGGAATTGACGGTTTGATTTTGCTAGGGGCAATCCCGGCTGCAATCCTTGCGATAATCCTTGAAACGCTCTTTAGTGGGATTGAACGCTGGACAACGCCGAAAGGATTGAAGTAA
- a CDS encoding betaine/proline/choline family ABC transporter ATP-binding protein produces the protein MLKFENVSKVFDGGFQAVKSVSFDIPSGEFLVLIGPSGSGKSTTMKMINRMEPHTSGKITINGKDTNSYNASELRRNIGYVIQQIGLFPHYTIEKNIAIVPQLKGWNDKEIKARVNELLELVGLDPEIYASRYPKELSGGQQQRIGIARALAADPDVILMDEPFSALDPLTREQLQNEFLSLHKKLKKTIVFVTHDMDEALKMGDRIAIMKDGKLLQLDTPEKLLHEPAHGFVEEFIGKHRIIQNPELMPVIDIMSESVYTALPQWSPEKALSFIRQRKITNLIVVDDDNKLVGIISAHDLIKKLDDIKIIEEIMVSREPFLFDTATAKDAIIMMNEAPYGILPVVDKTQKLVGVVTRGSLLSAMSSQWTETGDIQ, from the coding sequence ATGCTCAAATTTGAAAATGTAAGCAAAGTGTTCGATGGCGGATTCCAAGCAGTAAAATCTGTCAGTTTCGATATTCCATCAGGAGAGTTTCTTGTCCTCATTGGGCCAAGTGGTTCCGGAAAATCGACAACAATGAAAATGATTAACAGAATGGAACCCCACACAAGCGGTAAAATCACTATCAACGGTAAGGATACCAACTCCTACAATGCCTCTGAACTACGCCGGAATATCGGGTATGTCATTCAGCAAATCGGGCTTTTCCCCCACTATACAATTGAAAAAAACATTGCAATAGTCCCCCAGCTGAAAGGTTGGAATGACAAAGAAATCAAGGCGCGCGTCAACGAACTTCTTGAATTGGTTGGTCTTGATCCTGAAATTTATGCAAGCCGGTATCCAAAAGAACTTTCAGGCGGGCAACAGCAACGTATCGGTATCGCAAGAGCGCTTGCAGCAGACCCGGATGTTATTCTGATGGATGAGCCTTTCAGTGCACTCGATCCACTAACACGTGAACAACTTCAAAATGAATTTCTATCCTTGCACAAGAAGTTGAAAAAGACCATTGTTTTTGTCACTCATGATATGGATGAAGCTTTAAAAATGGGCGATCGCATCGCTATAATGAAAGACGGCAAACTTCTGCAGTTGGACACCCCAGAGAAATTACTTCACGAACCAGCCCACGGCTTTGTAGAAGAGTTCATAGGAAAACATCGGATTATCCAAAATCCCGAACTCATGCCGGTTATCGACATCATGTCAGAATCGGTTTACACCGCTCTCCCTCAATGGTCACCTGAGAAAGCACTTTCGTTCATCCGTCAGCGAAAAATTACAAACCTTATCGTTGTCGATGATGACAATAAATTAGTTGGAATTATATCTGCACATGATCTAATTAAAAAATTAGACGACATTAAAATAATTGAAGAGATCATGGTGTCCCGGGAACCATTTTTATTTGATACTGCGACAGCTAAAGACGCTATTATTATGATGAATGAAGCACCTTACGGCATTCTCCCAGTCGTCGATAAAACGCAAAAATTAGTAGGCGTCGTTACACGAGGTTCGCTGTTGTCCGCCATGTCCAGCCAGTGGACAGAAACGGGGGATATCCAATGA